The following are encoded in a window of Chionomys nivalis chromosome X, mChiNiv1.1, whole genome shotgun sequence genomic DNA:
- the Dusp9 gene encoding dual specificity protein phosphatase 9, whose amino-acid sequence MESLGRSCLWLRQELSPPRPQLLLLDCRSRELYESARICGALSVALPALMLRRLRRGSLSVRSLLPGPPLQPPPPAPVLLYDQGSGRSQHGEAEAQAEAQAEEAPEWEADSVLGVLLQKLREEGYLAYYLQGGFSKFQSECPHLCETSFSGRAGSSLASVPSPVPVVGLGGLCLASDISDAESEADRDSLSCGLDSESTTSPPTGLLPPFPVQILPNLYLGSAQDSANLESLAKLGIRYILNVTPNLPNLFEKNGDFHYKQIPISDHWSQNLSQFFPEAIAFIDEALSQNCGVLVHCLAGVSRSVTVTVAYLMQKLHLSLNDAYDLVKRKKSNISPNFNFMGQLLDFERSLRLEERRSGGQGSGGPESTVSDPPSFFTTPTSDGVFELDPT is encoded by the exons ATGGAGAGTCTGGGTCGTTCGTGCCTGTGGCTGCGCCAGGAGCTGTCGCCCCCGCGCCCACAGCTTCTACTGCTGGACTGCCGCAGCCGGGAGCTGTACGAGTCGGCGCGCATCTGCGGGGCGCTGAGCGTGGCCCTGCCCGCCCTGATGCTGCGCCGCCTACGTAGAGGAAGCCTGTCTGTGCGCTCGCTCTTGCCTGGGCCACCGCTGCAGCCTCCCCCACCCGCCCCTGTGCTTCTGTACGACCAGGGTAGTGGCCGAAGCCAgcatggagaggcagaggcacaggcagaggcacaggcagaAGAAGCCCCAGAGTGGGAAGCTGACTCGGTGCTGGGCGTCCTGCTCCAGAAGCTGCGGGAAGAAGGCTACCTGGCCTACTACCTACAGG GTGGTTTCAGCAAATTCCAGTCCGAGTGTCCTCACCTTTGTGAAACCAGCTTTAGCGGTCGTGCCGGCTCAAGCTTGGCCTCAGTACCTAGCCCCGTGCCTGTGGTGGGGCTAGGTGGCCTGTGCCTGGCCTCTGATATCTCTGATGCAGAGTCTGAGGCTGACCGCGACTCCCTGAGCTGTGGCCTAGATTCGGAGAGCACCACGTCCCCTCCAACTGGGTTGCTACCACCCTTCCCAGTCCAGATCCTGCCCAATCTCTACCTAGGCAGTGCCCAAGATTCAGCCAACTTGGAGAGCCTTGCCAAGCTTGGCATCCGCTATATCCTCAATGTCACCCCCAACCTCCCTAACCTCTTTGAGAAGAATGGTGACTTCCACTACAAGCAGATTCCTATCTCCGACCACTGGAGCCAGAATCTGTCCCAGTTCTTTCCAGAGGCCATTGCTTTCATTG ATGAGGCCTTGTCCCAGAACTGCGGGGTGCTCGTCCACTGCCTGGCAGGGGTCAGCCGCTCTGTCACTGTCACCGTGGCCTACCTCATGCAGAAGCTCCACCTCTCACTCAACGATGCCTACGACTTGGTCAAGCGGAAGAAGTCTAACATCTCACCCAACTTCAACTTCATGGGGCAGCTGCTAGACTTTGAGCGCAGCCTGCGCCTGGAGGAGAGGCGCTCTGGGGGGCAGGGCAGTGGGGGGCCGGAGTCCACTGTCTCAGACCCACCTTCTTTCTTTACTACTCCTACCAGTGATGGGGTCTTTGAGCTGGACCCCACATAA